A genomic region of Caldicellulosiruptor acetigenus contains the following coding sequences:
- a CDS encoding response regulator, with protein MLKIFIVEDETPVRERIRDIINNFQEEFIYCGEASDGELAYPIICEIKPDIVITDIKMPLVDGLELSKLIKQSMPWIKIIIISAYEDFEYAKEALSIGVEEYLIKPLTSHEIISTLWKVKEKIENERRLTINLHYLEKELNENKNVLEKRFFNKLLMGSFKTSDLLIEASNLNFNIVAKYYGIISMEYYPQKPEYDTYDEFLKLQEMINRLLELNNENVLTYKKSESEIIIILKSNDKKVLEEKLYSLAETLQYEIERSTIYKTYIGISSICERLSEIPEAYKESQKSKSISLIFPDIKIKDSCDSNSLFESHEDIEKIHNIEIDALIKFNDLSKLNEIVDEITKLYVEFKSKSFLLVYYLYLKVAIKCFNILSEYSSEVRIINKIINHLFSVSDATTDRFRIIIKELLETTINAKLQLFTKKYDSTIKKVKEIIEKEYNNPSLSLSTVAEKVNMSMSHLSFIFKQETGQTFIEYLTNIRLNKAKELLISSSLKVTEIATMVGYNEPHYFSYLFKRKTGLSPQEFRNKNSVGGIHEE; from the coding sequence ATGTTAAAGATTTTCATAGTAGAAGACGAGACACCAGTGAGAGAAAGAATAAGAGATATTATCAACAATTTTCAAGAAGAATTTATATATTGCGGTGAGGCAAGTGACGGTGAATTAGCATATCCAATTATCTGCGAAATTAAGCCAGATATTGTTATAACTGATATAAAGATGCCTCTTGTTGACGGACTTGAACTTTCAAAATTAATAAAGCAAAGTATGCCATGGATAAAAATTATTATAATAAGCGCATATGAAGACTTTGAATATGCAAAAGAAGCTCTTTCAATCGGTGTAGAAGAATATTTGATAAAGCCATTGACATCACATGAGATTATTAGTACGCTTTGGAAGGTTAAAGAGAAAATAGAAAATGAAAGACGTCTGACTATTAATTTGCATTATTTAGAAAAAGAATTGAATGAAAATAAAAATGTACTTGAGAAAAGGTTTTTTAATAAGTTACTTATGGGTTCCTTTAAAACAAGTGATTTGCTTATTGAAGCTTCAAATTTAAACTTCAACATAGTAGCAAAATATTATGGAATTATTTCAATGGAATACTATCCTCAAAAACCTGAATATGACACATATGATGAATTTTTGAAGTTACAAGAGATGATAAATCGTTTACTGGAGCTAAATAATGAAAATGTTTTAACATATAAAAAATCAGAGTCTGAAATCATAATTATTCTTAAAAGCAATGACAAAAAGGTATTAGAAGAAAAACTATATTCTTTAGCTGAAACATTACAATATGAAATAGAAAGATCTACTATTTATAAAACTTACATAGGAATAAGTTCTATTTGTGAAAGGCTATCTGAAATCCCTGAGGCCTACAAAGAATCACAAAAATCCAAAAGCATTTCTTTAATCTTCCCGGACATAAAAATAAAAGATTCTTGTGATTCAAATTCACTTTTTGAATCTCACGAAGATATAGAAAAAATTCATAATATTGAAATTGACGCATTAATAAAATTCAACGACCTCTCAAAATTGAATGAAATTGTTGACGAAATAACTAAATTATATGTTGAGTTTAAAAGCAAATCATTTTTATTAGTTTATTATCTTTATTTAAAGGTTGCAATTAAGTGCTTCAATATTCTGTCTGAATATAGTTCTGAGGTAAGAATAATAAATAAAATAATTAATCATCTGTTTTCTGTTTCAGATGCAACAACTGATCGATTTAGAATAATAATTAAGGAATTATTGGAAACAACTATAAATGCAAAACTACAGTTATTTACCAAAAAATATGACTCCACAATTAAAAAAGTAAAGGAAATAATAGAAAAGGAATACAACAATCCATCCTTGAGTTTAAGCACAGTAGCAGAGAAAGTAAATATGAGCATGAGCCATTTGAGTTTTATATTTAAACAAGAAACTGGTCAAACTTTCATAGAATATCTTACGAATATTCGATTAAATAAAGCAAAAGAACTACTAATCTCATCCTCTCTAAAAGTTACCGAAATCGCTACAATGGTTGGATATAATGAACCTCATTATTTTAGTTATCTTTTCAAAAGAAAAACTGGTCTTTCCCCCCAAGAATTTAGAAATAAAAACAGTGTGGGAGGTATCCATGAAGAATGA
- a CDS encoding Uma2 family endonuclease, producing the protein MIPEMKRATYEEFLKISQEKRAEFIDGSIYLLASPSFEHQMTISKLNLEFMRYFEGKECIPVISPFDVIFEDEKTGDIHVVQPDIVVICNKKFITEKGYKGVPKLIVEVLSPSSASVDYIKKMQLYSYFGVCEYWIVNPRNKSVQVFVLDNGVYIEYAALSQKGIVKSAVFENLEFDIENVFNF; encoded by the coding sequence ATGATTCCTGAAATGAAAAGGGCAACATATGAGGAGTTTTTAAAAATTTCGCAGGAAAAAAGAGCAGAGTTTATAGATGGAAGTATCTATCTTTTAGCGTCACCTTCGTTTGAGCACCAGATGACAATATCGAAGCTGAACCTTGAATTTATGAGATATTTTGAGGGGAAAGAGTGCATCCCTGTAATCTCTCCGTTTGATGTGATTTTTGAAGATGAAAAGACGGGAGATATTCACGTTGTACAGCCAGACATTGTGGTAATATGCAACAAGAAATTCATTACAGAAAAAGGATACAAAGGTGTGCCAAAACTGATTGTTGAGGTGCTCTCACCATCAAGTGCTTCTGTTGACTATATAAAAAAGATGCAGCTTTACAGCTACTTTGGTGTTTGTGAGTACTGGATTGTAAATCCGCGTAACAAATCTGTGCAGGTTTTCGTTTTAGATAATGGAGTATATATAGAGTATGCTGCCCTGTCTCAAAAAGGGATTGTAAAGTCAGCTGTATTTGAGAACTTAGAATTTGACATAGAGAATGTGTTCAATTTCTAA
- a CDS encoding sensor histidine kinase gives MIKNFISNLCRLLQLPFAYLTNKVSINIKLTISFILIILLSTILNLILVINFLSYSDKYNQVVTNITLANSMNKIASEKICSELWFIVAGRKNFKDGEQYKYLNLLENKIYQLKVLDPSEESTIRLDILSRTIDTFKKYIDELGIKISKKSKYEENVKLWNTICEIASLIEENIYEYKIFETNRIAQIYNETQLSFKKWFVKYTFLMLCIIFFCFINALIISQSISRPIKLLYKNTSLIAEKHLKLPKEDITNEIKGLKNNFEILINELEKLIQKSMEDHEKAKKAELKALQEQINPHFLYNTLDTIIGMIEKNDNASAIKMVKDLSQFYRISLSKGKVWVKVKEEISHIEYYLRIQKIRYSDILEYEIVIDDRILDAQILKFVLQPIVENAIYHGIKPKRQKGKITIKGMLVDNTMLFEITDNGVGIPPDKLNSLKNILYNGDENNNFQEISFGLLNVHQRIKIYYGKDYGLEIESSPLVGTTVKLKVPFFKTNNS, from the coding sequence ATGATAAAAAATTTTATAAGTAATCTCTGTAGGCTTTTACAGTTACCGTTTGCTTACTTAACTAACAAGGTTTCTATTAATATAAAGTTGACTATTTCTTTTATTCTCATAATACTCCTTTCAACAATTCTAAATTTGATATTAGTGATCAACTTTTTATCGTACAGTGATAAATATAACCAAGTAGTTACTAACATAACATTAGCTAATAGCATGAATAAAATTGCTTCAGAAAAAATTTGCTCAGAACTGTGGTTTATTGTAGCAGGAAGAAAAAATTTTAAAGACGGAGAACAATATAAATATCTGAACTTATTAGAGAATAAAATATATCAATTAAAAGTTTTAGACCCTTCAGAAGAAAGTACAATTAGGTTAGATATTTTGTCGAGAACAATTGATACATTTAAAAAATACATAGATGAATTAGGAATAAAAATAAGTAAAAAATCTAAATACGAAGAAAATGTTAAACTCTGGAATACTATTTGTGAAATTGCTTCTTTAATCGAAGAAAATATTTATGAATACAAAATATTTGAGACCAACAGAATTGCTCAAATATATAATGAAACGCAGTTAAGCTTTAAAAAATGGTTTGTTAAATACACATTCTTAATGCTGTGTATTATTTTCTTCTGCTTTATAAATGCTTTGATAATATCTCAAAGTATCTCAAGACCTATAAAACTTCTTTATAAAAATACTTCCTTGATTGCTGAGAAACATTTAAAATTGCCGAAAGAAGATATAACCAATGAAATAAAAGGTTTAAAAAATAACTTTGAAATATTAATCAATGAATTAGAAAAGTTAATTCAAAAGAGTATGGAAGATCATGAAAAAGCAAAAAAAGCAGAATTAAAAGCCCTCCAGGAACAAATTAACCCTCATTTTTTATATAATACGTTGGATACTATAATTGGAATGATAGAAAAAAATGATAACGCTTCCGCTATTAAAATGGTTAAAGACCTTTCCCAATTCTACAGAATCTCATTGAGCAAAGGAAAAGTGTGGGTAAAAGTAAAAGAAGAAATTTCTCACATTGAATATTATCTACGCATTCAAAAAATTAGATATTCTGACATCTTAGAGTATGAAATTGTGATTGATGATAGAATATTAGATGCACAAATATTAAAGTTCGTTTTGCAACCAATTGTAGAAAATGCCATCTATCATGGAATAAAACCAAAAAGACAAAAAGGAAAAATTACTATCAAAGGTATGTTAGTAGACAATACTATGTTGTTTGAAATCACAGACAATGGTGTGGGCATACCTCCTGATAAGTTAAATTCCTTGAAAAACATTTTATACAATGGTGATGAAAATAATAACTTCCAAGAAATTAGTTTTGGACTTCTCAATGTACATCAACGAATAAAAATATATTATGGTAAAGATTATGGACTTGAAATAGAAAGCTCTCCTTTAGTTGGCACAACAGTTAAGCTGAAAGTTCCTTTTTTCAAAACTAATAATTCTTAA
- the folK gene encoding 2-amino-4-hydroxy-6-hydroxymethyldihydropteridine diphosphokinase, whose amino-acid sequence MIEKVIFLGLGSNLGDRNENIQKAIEHLKYKVTIEKISSIIETEPYGVVNQPKFLNCVLKGRTLLSPFELLEFVLEIENKMGRKRLFKWGPRNIDIDILFYDDCVIDTENLKIPHPELHKRLFVLEPLCEIEKNFVHPVLKKSVYELYIELISSRKE is encoded by the coding sequence ATGATTGAGAAGGTTATATTTTTAGGGCTTGGAAGCAATCTTGGGGATAGAAATGAAAATATACAAAAAGCAATTGAGCACCTGAAATATAAGGTGACAATTGAAAAAATATCAAGCATAATTGAGACAGAACCATATGGAGTTGTAAATCAGCCAAAGTTTTTAAACTGTGTTTTGAAAGGTAGGACGCTTCTTTCGCCGTTTGAGCTTCTTGAGTTTGTGCTTGAGATAGAAAATAAAATGGGGAGAAAAAGGCTTTTTAAATGGGGACCGAGGAACATCGATATTGACATTCTTTTTTATGATGACTGTGTAATAGACACAGAAAATCTCAAAATCCCTCATCCAGAGCTTCACAAAAGACTATTTGTACTTGAGCCTCTTTGCGAAATTGAAAAAAATTTTGTCCATCCAGTGCTAAAAAAAAGCGTGTATGAACTTTACATAGAGCTTATCTCTTCAAGAAAGGAATGA
- a CDS encoding PspA/IM30 family protein encodes MGVFQKIAQLLKANINDLIEKAADPEKMLNQLIEDMEDQLQKARVEVANALADEKILQKKVEENKKAAEEWQKKAELAVSKGEDELAVEALRRKREFERLADEYQKQYEAQHEAVEKLKSGLKMLEDKIEEAKRRRDLLIAKSKRADAQVTITQTMSKLTDTSAFESFEKYAQKIEQKEARAQAQEELLNASKTLEDRFKELENSDEDILNELQKLKEKMGK; translated from the coding sequence ATGGGGGTATTTCAAAAGATTGCCCAGCTTCTCAAGGCGAATATAAACGACCTTATTGAAAAAGCAGCCGACCCTGAAAAGATGTTAAATCAGCTGATTGAAGACATGGAAGACCAACTGCAAAAAGCAAGGGTTGAGGTTGCAAACGCTCTTGCAGATGAAAAGATTTTACAAAAGAAGGTTGAAGAAAACAAAAAGGCTGCTGAAGAGTGGCAGAAGAAGGCTGAGCTTGCAGTTTCAAAAGGCGAGGATGAACTTGCAGTAGAGGCGCTCAGACGAAAAAGAGAGTTCGAAAGACTTGCAGATGAGTATCAGAAACAATATGAGGCACAGCATGAGGCTGTTGAAAAGTTAAAGAGCGGGCTTAAGATGCTGGAAGACAAGATTGAAGAGGCAAAGAGGAGAAGAGATTTGCTCATTGCCAAGTCGAAAAGGGCTGATGCCCAGGTAACAATTACACAGACAATGAGCAAGCTTACAGACACATCTGCGTTTGAGTCGTTTGAAAAATATGCGCAGAAGATTGAACAGAAAGAGGCAAGGGCTCAGGCGCAAGAAGAGCTTTTAAATGCGTCAAAGACACTGGAAGACAGGTTTAAAGAGCTTGAAAATAGTGATGAGGACATTTTAAATGAGCTTCAAAAACTAAAAGAGAAGATGGGCAAGTAA
- the spoIID gene encoding stage II sporulation protein D, whose amino-acid sequence MKKEVSKRRFNISWLDTTLMLLALVVLLIANIVAKPALNNSKNVQKEKDNIVQESKTQSASTTLQSKNQKDDIYISLLRKEKNKIERISLEEYVIGVVAAEMPAEFNLEALKAQAVASRTYAARRIVGKALHEGYEGKKVYLCDDFSHCQAYIDKDEMKQKWGKNFEKYYKKIHMAVKETKGEVLVYKGQIIDSLFHAASGGKTEDAKEVFGEDVAYLKSVVSRGEEACPKFSGEFYFTYGEFIKRLKKYFPGLRVETKNISSQIRVIERTTTQRVRCVKVGNTILSGNQFRNIFGLYSTEFWIYPDKRGVRIQTRGYGHGLGMSQWGANYLARQGKNYKQILLYYYQNVKICRLKYR is encoded by the coding sequence TTGAAAAAAGAGGTGAGTAAAAGAAGGTTTAATATATCTTGGCTTGACACAACTTTGATGCTGCTTGCTCTCGTTGTGCTTTTGATTGCAAATATTGTTGCAAAACCTGCACTCAATAACTCAAAAAACGTGCAGAAAGAAAAAGACAATATTGTACAAGAAAGCAAAACTCAATCTGCATCCACCACTCTACAAAGCAAAAATCAAAAAGATGATATTTATATAAGTCTTCTAAGAAAAGAGAAAAACAAGATTGAAAGGATTTCGCTTGAAGAATATGTCATAGGCGTTGTAGCAGCAGAGATGCCTGCCGAGTTTAACTTGGAGGCTTTAAAAGCCCAGGCAGTTGCTTCAAGGACATACGCTGCGCGAAGGATTGTAGGTAAAGCTTTGCACGAAGGATATGAAGGAAAAAAGGTTTACCTTTGCGATGATTTTTCCCACTGCCAGGCATACATTGACAAGGATGAGATGAAACAAAAGTGGGGCAAAAACTTTGAAAAGTACTATAAAAAGATACACATGGCTGTGAAAGAAACAAAAGGAGAGGTGCTGGTGTACAAAGGGCAGATTATAGATAGCCTGTTTCATGCCGCATCCGGAGGAAAAACTGAGGATGCTAAAGAGGTGTTTGGAGAGGATGTTGCTTATTTGAAAAGTGTTGTGAGTCGTGGTGAGGAGGCATGTCCAAAATTTTCAGGTGAATTTTATTTTACCTATGGTGAGTTTATAAAAAGATTAAAAAAATATTTTCCTGGGTTGAGGGTGGAGACGAAAAATATATCTTCCCAGATAAGAGTAATTGAAAGGACAACTACACAAAGAGTAAGATGTGTTAAAGTAGGAAATACAATTTTGAGTGGGAATCAGTTCAGAAACATCTTTGGACTTTATTCAACAGAGTTTTGGATTTACCCTGACAAAAGGGGAGTGAGAATTCAAACAAGAGGGTATGGACATGGGCTTGGGATGAGCCAGTGGGGGGCAAACTATCTTGCACGCCAGGGAAAAAATTATAAGCAGATTCTTCTTTATTACTATCAAAATGTCAAGATTTGTAGGTTAAAATATAGGTAA
- a CDS encoding DUF3006 domain-containing protein, whose product MTKRAVIDRFEGNFVIVELEGRKMVAIPVEIVPEGAKEGDVLVISIDAQETQKRKERIKDLFESLKEEGEE is encoded by the coding sequence ATGACAAAAAGAGCAGTCATCGACAGGTTTGAAGGGAACTTTGTCATAGTTGAGCTTGAGGGAAGGAAAATGGTAGCCATTCCCGTGGAAATTGTGCCTGAGGGTGCAAAAGAGGGTGATGTTCTTGTAATTTCTATCGATGCACAGGAAACGCAAAAGAGAAAAGAAAGAATAAAAGACCTTTTTGAGAGTTTAAAGGAAGAAGGCGAAGAATAA
- a CDS encoding SpoIIE family protein phosphatase → MERLEVLQFKRQQTKSSKDTISDRFLVFSAQEFFILILAFLLGRCSLFSRSFFSCAYVASFKKKDYMYYLASLFSIFGIISCSDRSSVLKYVLSILLITTINHFFDLNLYSKALLCALSVGSSGSISIFLFSKPPIEFLYLVLEMIGCFWATIMFERFFDAVYSKKTYAAEQTVIVVVVLALSFLGLSNGFDSVLSVRCVLFFILIFAISLFHGMTIATAMGFVIGLLESIKGGRSIEVACVFAFSSLVAGLFKGFGKLGIALGGFCGYVISMFYISSNPTVRVREILVAAVLFCLFPLEKIVKLKSTDEREVQRMIKEKIFGVASVLENIQQNACSKPAVLICKDEAKNIVQSACQKLCLDCSNSNVCWNIDYQRTNHSLNEIKNIILKKGKLSQEDLKEFRFLCEKSKEFVKVINGFLESLKYSKLVQKASNPKENVFRTHIEILKDIVIDAAKMAENEAKKDRGTSREIELELARFGYEVEKVEYVVYDNYFQIDIDLKDGFKAPKKMEIEEIVKGVVGCGVEIISEVPKISGGYTISIIKKPEVQIDYSIYSKSKENINGDRVCFLQLKNGKFLACISDGMGTGKMASENSFIVIDALKKFSSLGFDRKVAIKFINSLLSIKNGEGFASVDVVCVDRFTLLCEFLKAGAMPTFIKRGNEVLTVESNSLPVGIEAESQFDFSTCKLQKGDMIFMFSDGLFELLGEDGDRILKEFIAKNQFVSTQSSAKQIFEWAISNSFLIKDDVTIIVLKVGGGLEKRGE, encoded by the coding sequence TTGGAAAGACTTGAGGTTTTGCAGTTTAAAAGACAGCAGACAAAAAGTTCAAAGGATACTATATCAGACCGGTTTTTGGTGTTTAGTGCACAGGAGTTTTTTATTCTGATTTTAGCTTTTTTGCTTGGAAGATGCAGCCTGTTTTCAAGGAGTTTCTTTTCTTGTGCATATGTTGCAAGTTTTAAAAAGAAGGATTACATGTACTATTTAGCCTCACTTTTTTCCATCTTCGGGATAATTTCGTGCTCAGATAGAAGCTCAGTATTAAAATATGTTCTTTCCATTCTTTTGATAACCACAATAAACCACTTTTTTGACCTAAACCTTTATTCAAAGGCATTGCTTTGCGCTTTGAGCGTAGGTAGTAGCGGCAGCATTTCTATTTTCCTGTTTTCAAAACCGCCGATAGAGTTTTTATATCTTGTGCTTGAGATGATTGGCTGTTTTTGGGCAACAATTATGTTTGAAAGGTTTTTTGATGCAGTTTATTCCAAAAAAACATATGCAGCTGAACAGACAGTGATTGTGGTTGTAGTTCTGGCTTTGAGTTTTTTGGGGCTTTCAAATGGTTTTGATTCGGTGCTTTCTGTAAGATGCGTGCTGTTTTTCATTCTAATTTTTGCGATATCGCTTTTCCATGGGATGACAATAGCTACTGCAATGGGGTTTGTTATTGGACTTTTAGAGAGCATAAAAGGAGGAAGAAGTATAGAGGTGGCGTGTGTATTTGCATTCTCAAGCCTTGTTGCAGGGCTTTTCAAAGGGTTTGGCAAGCTTGGAATTGCTCTTGGGGGATTTTGCGGATACGTCATATCCATGTTTTACATATCGTCAAACCCAACGGTAAGAGTCCGCGAAATTTTGGTAGCTGCCGTGCTTTTCTGCTTGTTTCCATTAGAAAAAATTGTAAAATTAAAAAGTACTGATGAGAGGGAGGTACAGAGGATGATAAAAGAAAAGATTTTTGGAGTTGCGTCTGTGCTTGAGAATATACAGCAGAATGCTTGCAGCAAACCAGCAGTTTTAATTTGCAAGGACGAAGCAAAGAATATTGTTCAAAGTGCATGCCAAAAACTTTGTTTAGATTGCAGCAATTCCAATGTGTGCTGGAACATAGATTATCAAAGGACAAATCATAGTTTGAACGAGATAAAAAATATAATATTGAAGAAAGGAAAGCTTTCTCAAGAGGATTTAAAAGAATTTAGATTTTTGTGTGAAAAATCCAAAGAGTTTGTAAAGGTTATAAATGGTTTCTTGGAATCTTTGAAATATTCAAAGCTTGTTCAAAAGGCGTCAAATCCCAAGGAAAATGTGTTCAGGACGCACATAGAGATTTTAAAGGACATTGTGATTGATGCTGCAAAGATGGCTGAAAATGAAGCAAAAAAAGACAGGGGAACATCAAGAGAGATTGAACTTGAACTTGCGCGGTTCGGGTATGAGGTTGAAAAGGTTGAGTATGTTGTATATGATAATTATTTTCAGATAGATATAGACCTCAAAGATGGGTTTAAAGCACCAAAGAAAATGGAGATAGAAGAGATTGTAAAGGGGGTTGTAGGCTGCGGTGTAGAAATTATATCAGAGGTACCAAAAATCTCAGGTGGATATACAATTTCCATTATTAAAAAGCCAGAAGTGCAAATAGATTATTCTATATATTCAAAGAGCAAAGAAAACATAAACGGTGACAGGGTATGTTTTTTACAGCTCAAAAACGGAAAGTTTTTAGCTTGCATATCAGACGGTATGGGCACAGGAAAAATGGCTTCAGAAAACAGCTTCATTGTTATAGATGCTCTTAAAAAATTCTCATCGCTTGGGTTTGACAGAAAAGTTGCGATAAAGTTTATAAACTCTCTTCTTTCAATTAAAAATGGTGAGGGGTTTGCATCTGTTGACGTTGTGTGCGTAGACAGATTTACACTTTTGTGCGAGTTTTTAAAAGCCGGGGCAATGCCAACCTTCATAAAAAGAGGAAATGAGGTTTTGACGGTAGAGTCAAACTCTCTTCCGGTTGGAATAGAAGCCGAGAGTCAGTTTGATTTTTCAACCTGCAAGCTTCAAAAGGGTGACATGATATTTATGTTCTCTGACGGGCTTTTTGAGCTCTTGGGCGAGGATGGTGACAGGATTTTGAAAGAGTTTATTGCCAAAAACCAGTTTGTGTCAACCCAGAGCAGTGCTAAACAGATTTTTGAATGGGCAATTTCTAATTCGTTTTTGATAAAAGATGATGTAACCATAATTGTCTTGAAAGTTGGAGGTGGACTTGAAAAAAGAGGTGAGTAA
- a CDS encoding SDR family oxidoreductase — protein MLNSPFLSMPEFEGKNVVITGAAQGIGLVTALSFLENGATVFAIDNDREAIEDATFDFFDKFKDRITFFECDLASAKELELVCHRIGETAGKIDVLVNNAAVSSTKWIEERSVDEWDRVIDVNLRAPYLMVKFLLPYLKEGASIVNIASTRALMSEPNTEPYSASKGGILALTHSLALSLSSRKIRVNAISPGWIETSNYKKRRHRQQPQLREIDHLQHPAGRVGVPEDIANAILFLSSEKSSFITGTNLIVDGGMTVKMIYEE, from the coding sequence GTGTTAAATTCACCTTTTCTTTCAATGCCTGAGTTTGAAGGCAAAAATGTGGTTATAACAGGTGCTGCCCAGGGAATTGGTCTTGTCACAGCACTTTCTTTTCTGGAAAATGGTGCAACCGTTTTTGCCATTGACAATGACAGAGAGGCAATTGAAGATGCTACTTTCGACTTTTTTGATAAGTTCAAAGACAGGATAACCTTTTTTGAGTGTGACTTAGCAAGCGCAAAAGAACTTGAGCTTGTCTGCCACAGAATTGGTGAAACTGCCGGCAAAATAGATGTTCTTGTCAACAATGCGGCTGTATCATCAACAAAGTGGATTGAAGAAAGAAGCGTTGATGAGTGGGACAGGGTGATAGATGTTAACTTGAGAGCACCATACTTGATGGTAAAATTTTTACTTCCGTACTTGAAAGAAGGTGCTTCTATTGTAAACATAGCATCAACAAGAGCTTTGATGTCTGAGCCAAACACAGAGCCGTATTCAGCGTCAAAAGGTGGTATACTTGCACTTACACACTCTTTAGCTCTGTCGCTATCTTCCAGGAAAATCAGGGTAAATGCCATAAGCCCGGGGTGGATAGAAACATCCAACTACAAGAAAAGAAGACACCGTCAACAGCCACAGCTGCGAGAAATAGACCATCTTCAGCATCCGGCAGGAAGAGTGGGTGTTCCCGAAGACATTGCAAACGCCATTTTGTTTTTGTCATCTGAGAAAAGCTCATTTATCACAGGCACAAATCTCATTGTTGACGGTGGTATGACAGTTAAGATGATTTATGAGGAGTAA
- the folP gene encoding dihydropteroate synthase, giving the protein MRLISKDANIKRILYQKGFDEKDILEFEKEANSIILRFDDVKNPSRFVQLLSNLGYFTISNGNMCFATTSLYNFEKTRCVLAEEGIQCSFDVDLTISQRYLLAKDKKLSLLKTNVMGIINVTPDSFYEGSRVQVEKVTQRALQMIQDGADVLDIGGESTRPFSEPVPEEEELKRVIPAIEAIREVDKNIPISIDTYKSRVAQKAIEAGADIINDISGGTFDKEMFYVAAHYNVPIVIMHIKGTPKDMQKNPYYEDVIEEILQFFEQRIEQALKAGVKLENIILDPGIGFGKRLEDNLEILRRCEEFKVLGRPILIGASRKSVISHVLGNLTPEERLEGTLTISVICAQKKIEFVRVHDVKENKRAILMTQAIFQS; this is encoded by the coding sequence TTGAGGCTGATATCAAAAGATGCGAATATAAAAAGGATTTTGTATCAAAAAGGTTTTGATGAGAAAGATATTTTGGAGTTTGAAAAAGAAGCAAACTCGATAATTTTAAGGTTTGATGATGTAAAAAATCCATCAAGGTTTGTCCAGCTTCTTTCAAACCTCGGTTATTTTACAATCTCAAACGGCAATATGTGCTTTGCAACAACATCACTTTACAACTTTGAAAAGACAAGATGCGTTCTGGCAGAGGAAGGAATACAGTGCAGCTTTGATGTAGACCTTACCATTTCGCAAAGATACTTGCTGGCAAAAGATAAAAAATTAAGCCTTTTGAAGACAAACGTGATGGGGATTATAAATGTCACACCAGACTCGTTTTATGAGGGCTCAAGAGTTCAAGTTGAAAAGGTAACCCAAAGAGCACTTCAGATGATTCAAGATGGTGCAGATGTTCTGGACATTGGCGGTGAGTCGACAAGACCTTTTTCAGAGCCAGTTCCAGAAGAGGAGGAGCTAAAAAGAGTAATTCCTGCAATTGAAGCGATAAGGGAAGTGGATAAGAACATTCCAATTTCGATTGATACATACAAAAGCAGGGTGGCTCAAAAAGCAATAGAGGCCGGTGCTGACATTATAAATGATATCAGCGGTGGGACGTTTGACAAAGAGATGTTTTATGTTGCAGCGCACTACAATGTTCCTATCGTAATCATGCACATCAAAGGCACGCCAAAGGATATGCAGAAAAATCCTTACTATGAAGATGTTATAGAAGAGATTTTGCAGTTTTTTGAACAAAGGATTGAACAGGCACTGAAAGCTGGCGTGAAGCTTGAAAACATCATTTTGGACCCTGGCATTGGTTTTGGGAAAAGGCTTGAAGACAACTTAGAGATACTGCGAAGGTGCGAAGAGTTCAAGGTTTTAGGAAGACCCATTTTGATTGGTGCGTCCAGAAAATCGGTGATTAGCCATGTACTTGGCAATCTCACACCTGAGGAAAGGCTTGAAGGTACTTTGACAATCTCTGTGATATGTGCTCAGAAAAAGATTGAATTTGTAAGGGTGCATGATGTGAAAGAAAACAAAAGAGCCATCTTGATGACACAGGCAATCTTCCAGTCTTAA